Within the Flavobacterium sp. CG_23.5 genome, the region CAAAATCATTAGGCTTTATTTCATTTAAAGTATCTTTAAAATCTTGATGTTTGAATGTATAATCCCCATTCTCAATAATTTGAGATATGTTTTCTACTTGATTTGTAATTTTTGTGACTAATGCTTGAGCGAAGCGATTTGGCTTTTTACAAAACGGTACATTAAAACCACCTTTTTTATTAAAACGCATCATTCCGTTAAAACAAGAACGGCTTAAAAATAAAAAATCAAGAGGATTTCCTTCAAGATTAAATCTTGTTCTTACGTCATAATAATATTTACCATCACTTTCTAATAATTTTTTTCCTTCTTCTGTAAGATGTCTTTTTACGATACCACTGGTAATTTCTTTGTCTTTAATGGCGTTGTAAAATCTAATTAAATGAGGATTACTATCACATAAAAGTGCTCTTTTGGGTCTAACATTAAATGCAACAACACCAGTTCCCATAAATGGTTCTACCCATCTTTCATAGGAAACGTTTTCAACATTTGTTGAAATCCATTCGGTAAGTTTTGATTTTATACCCTGAGATTTTATAGGAGGAACAAATATTTTCATTACTTTTTTCTTTTTTTAGCTCCGTTTCCAACTTTATCAATTAAGTCAGTTCTACCTTTAAATTCGAGAAAATCCCAAATATTAGTAATTGGTACTGCTTTATCATCCCGCATTATTTTAGCATTACCATAGTTTACCCAATATTCATCGAACCATTCTTCTCCGAGTTTACTAAAAACACCATTTCCAGCTTTCAAATCGTCAATATTATTGACCGAACCAATATTTGCTGTATTTCCTGAACCTTTTCCATCACTTGCTATTTTCCATTTGGCTACGGCGAAGAAATCAAAATCTTTTATTACTGATGTTATAGATTTTAAGTTCTCAACTTTGGTAATTTCTCTTTCTCCTATTGGGTCAATTTGGTTACTATAATTTTCTTCGATTTCATTAACCTGAAAAATTTCTATA harbors:
- a CDS encoding Dam family site-specific DNA-(adenine-N6)-methyltransferase is translated as MKIFVPPIKSQGIKSKLTEWISTNVENVSYERWVEPFMGTGVVAFNVRPKRALLCDSNPHLIRFYNAIKDKEITSGIVKRHLTEEGKKLLESDGKYYYDVRTRFNLEGNPLDFLFLSRSCFNGMMRFNKKGGFNVPFCKKPNRFAQALVTKITNQVENISQIIENGDYTFKHQDFKDTLNEIKPNDFVYSDPPYIGRHVDYFDSWTEEEEIILNNGLHKSNVSFILSTWLSNKYRTNDYVFSVWKNCFVSTKEHFYHVGGKETNRNAVYEALLSNIKLKDSISNSEMSERIRLNQSQLTSNVKSYNEPQQLTFILEEQQLQPIE